In Spinacia oleracea cultivar Varoflay chromosome 5, BTI_SOV_V1, whole genome shotgun sequence, a single window of DNA contains:
- the LOC110778125 gene encoding probable prolyl 4-hydroxylase 3 — protein sequence MAKGGRNSRKRASTSTLVLSLLIMLSVVLLLLLALGILSLPTPSDRSVHDLSSFGRKALERGKGVGKRDEQWVEILSWEPRAFLYHHFLSKEECDYLIDLAKPRMVKSTVVDSKTGQSKDSRVRTSSGMFLRRGQDKIIRDIEKRLADFTFIPVEHGEGLQILHYEEGQKYEPHYDYFLDEFNKKNGGQRIATVLMYLSDVEEGGETIFPAARGNFSSLPGWNERSECGKRGLSVKPRMGDALLFWSMRPDATLDSSSLHGGCPVVKGNKWSSTKWMHVEEYKI from the exons ATGGCGAAAGGCGGCAGGAATTCCAGGAAACGCGCTTCGACATCAACTCTAGTGTTATCATTGTTAATAATGCTTAGTGTGGTGCTTCTTTTGCTTCTTGCTTTAGGCATTCTCTCTCTTCCTACTCCTTCTGATCGGTCTGTTCACGATCTCAGTAGCTTCGGTCGGAAGGCTCTAGAAAG AGGTAAGGGGGTTGGAAAGCGTGACGAGCAATGGGTGGAGATTCTTTCTTGGGAGCCTCGAGCTTTCCTTTACCATCATTTTTTG TCTAAGGAGGAATGTGACTATCTTATTGACCTTGCAAAACCTCGTATGGTGAAGTCAACTGTTGTTGATAGTAAAACTGGCCAGAGTAAGGACAGCAG GGTGCGCACTAGTTCTGGAATGTTTCTGAGAAGAGGCCAAGACAAAATTATAAGGGACATTGAGAAAAGACTCGCAGATTTTACCTTCATTCCTGTAG AGCATGGTGAGGGATTGCAGATTCTTCACTATGAAGAAGGTCAGAAGTACGAACCTCACTACGATTACTTCCTTGATGAATTCAATAAAAAGAATGGCGGCCAAAGGATTGCTACTGTTCTGATGTACTT ATCAGATGTCGAAGAGGGTGGTGAGACTATCTTCCCAGCTGCTCGGGGGAATTTTAGTTCTCTACCAGGGTGGAATGAGCGGTCTGAATGTGGTAAAAGGGGCCTCTCTGTGAAACCGAGGATGGGTGATGCCTTGCTTTTCTGGAGCATGAGGCCTGATGCGACATTAGATTCTTCCAGTCTACATG GTGGCTGTCCAGTTGTTAAAGGAAACAAGTGGTCATCTACAAAATGGATGCATGTTGAGGAATACAAGATATAG